From the Daphnia magna isolate NIES linkage group LG3, ASM2063170v1.1, whole genome shotgun sequence genome, one window contains:
- the LOC116918964 gene encoding uncharacterized protein LOC116918964, which translates to MSSDPSETAALSGLETVRLKRHGHRQASRRRERCRPTFGCLMITVTFTLLGTAALSASIFTDYWERIDYNVSSIDAIARRSNGTHRLTWLFNKTVARIVLNPLTSSSWPSTANGKLVRVPSNFHLGKRNASEGLSLDRPFGAPNYVQFASIDRQEEVSKIRWNGFSHPEESFNKSRILSRRKRRHVMTTHERQKRSRRRPDSLFYLIPLHGGIWHLCVDLQNDQLRMLQEMGLDREACTEYLTAGAAATASGIENDAFRVTPNYLNLHVQSKMHNLSISCAMVCVILLASAALLGAFGIIKRQISAVLITGVMYILAALFAVFSLVIMHCKRNTRRETGFVDDPLVTPTEYNEARIFSNSWSMLLGWTGSAVIFVASIFWLFLAKVMRYNQLAFFF; encoded by the exons ATGTCGTCGGATCCGAGTGAAACGGCTGCTTTGTCAGGATTGGAAACGGTTCGTTTGAAACGTCACGGCCATCGACAGGCGAGTCGTCGTCGTGAACGATGTCGCCCAACATTCGGATGTTTGATGATTACCGTCACATTCACTCTACTCGGAACGGCT gCTTTATCAGCTTCCATTTTTACTGATTATTGGGAGAGAATCGACTATAACGTCAGTTCAATCGACGCTATCGCTCGTCGCAGTAACGGAACTCATCGACTTACTTGGCTCTTTAACAAAACA GTGGCGCGGATCGTGTTAAATCCATTGACGTCATCATCTTGGCCATCGACCGCCAATGGCAAATTAGTTCGAGTTCCGTCTAATTTTCACCTGGGCAAAAGAAACGCCAGCGAGGGTCTCTCATTGGACAGGCCGTTCGGTGCCCCAAATTACGTACAGTTCGCCTCTATCGACCGCCAGGAGGAAGTATCtaag ATAAGATGGAATGGATTTAGTCATCCGGAAGAATCGTTCAACAAGTCTCGTATTCTCTCGAGACGTAAGAGAAGGCACGTGATGACAACACACGAACGACAGAAACGCTCCCGCCGCCGTCCCGATTCTTTGTTCTATCTGATCCCGCTGCACGGCGGCATCTGGCATCTTTGCGTCGATCTGCAGA ACGACCAACTGAGAATGTTACAAGAAATGGGACTGGACCGTGAAGCTTGTACGGAATACCTCACCGCGGGAGCAGCTGCAACAGCCTCGGGCATTGAGAATGACGCATTTCGTGTGACGCCAAACTACCTAAACCTTCACGTTCAATCCa AGATGCACAATTTATCGATCTCTTGCGCCATGGTTTGCGTTATCCTTCTCGCATCGGCCGCTCTGCTCGGCGCGTTTGGAATTATAAAGCGTCAAATCAGCGCCGTGCTTATCACGGGAGTCATGTACATTCTAGCAG CTCTCTTTGCAGTCTTCTCGCTCGTCATCATGCACTGCAAGCGTAACACTCGACGTGAAACGGGCTTTGTCGACGATCCGTTAGTGACTCCAACCGAGTACAACGAGGCTCGCATCTTTTCAAACAGCTG GTCGATGCTACTCGGATGGACGGGCTCTGCGGTCATTTTCGTCGCCAGTATTTTTTGGCTATTTCTGGCCAAGGTTATGCGATACAATCAACTGGCGTTCTTTTTCTGA